One Stenotrophomonas oahuensis genomic region harbors:
- a CDS encoding cation:proton antiporter: protein MDAQTGGESRPMKWGWHYLAWAGIPLAIGLALARYAGPGMPTVAAKAEKVVGSDWAQHLASPLGLFLLQLLVLLVVAKGAGALLKRLGQPAVIGEMAAGLMMGPLVLGSLLPGLHGALFPASSLGPLGMLSQLGVLMFLLVAGAELDLGALRGRRRFAFTVSHAGIAVPFVLGVLLAIWLYPDHGPQGVGFTAFALFVGISMSITAFPVLLRILADRGITHTPLGQTAIACAALGDATAWCLLALIVAAAQATAWLTASVNLLCVVAFIALMLGAVKPWFARQTVQAGSEGRWLLGVLLLALASALVTEVLGIHALFGAFAAGVAVSANSQLRTLLIAKVEPFAVTLLLPLFFAMTGLRMRADALQASDLVLCLLVIAVATVGKLLGTFSAARSAGLETREAWRLGALMNTRGLMELIVLNLGYELGLLGDRLFAVLVIMALVTTAMTGPLLNLIERRKAA, encoded by the coding sequence ATGGACGCACAGACCGGGGGCGAGTCACGGCCGATGAAATGGGGTTGGCACTACCTGGCCTGGGCCGGGATTCCACTGGCCATCGGCCTGGCGCTGGCGCGCTATGCCGGTCCGGGCATGCCCACGGTCGCTGCCAAGGCCGAAAAGGTCGTCGGCAGCGACTGGGCCCAGCACCTGGCTTCGCCGCTGGGCCTGTTCCTGCTGCAGCTGCTGGTGCTGCTGGTGGTCGCCAAAGGCGCCGGCGCGCTGCTCAAGCGGCTCGGTCAGCCGGCGGTGATCGGCGAAATGGCCGCCGGCCTGATGATGGGCCCGCTGGTGCTGGGCAGCCTGTTGCCCGGCCTGCACGGCGCGCTGTTCCCGGCCAGTTCGCTGGGGCCGCTGGGCATGCTCAGCCAGCTCGGCGTGCTGATGTTCCTGCTGGTAGCCGGTGCCGAACTCGACCTGGGCGCGCTGCGCGGCCGCCGCCGCTTTGCCTTCACCGTCAGCCACGCCGGCATCGCGGTGCCGTTTGTGCTCGGCGTGCTGCTCGCGATCTGGCTGTACCCCGACCATGGACCGCAGGGCGTAGGCTTCACCGCCTTTGCGCTGTTCGTTGGCATCTCCATGAGCATCACCGCGTTCCCGGTGCTGCTGCGCATCCTCGCGGACCGCGGCATCACCCACACTCCGTTGGGACAGACCGCCATCGCCTGCGCTGCACTCGGCGACGCCACCGCGTGGTGCCTGCTGGCGCTGATCGTGGCCGCCGCGCAGGCCACCGCGTGGCTCACCGCCAGCGTCAACCTGTTGTGTGTGGTGGCCTTCATCGCGCTGATGCTGGGTGCGGTGAAGCCGTGGTTCGCGCGGCAGACGGTGCAAGCCGGCAGCGAAGGTCGCTGGCTGTTGGGCGTCCTGTTGCTGGCGCTGGCCAGTGCGCTGGTCACCGAAGTGCTGGGCATCCATGCCTTGTTTGGCGCGTTTGCCGCCGGTGTGGCGGTGTCGGCCAATAGCCAGTTGCGTACGCTGCTGATCGCCAAGGTCGAGCCCTTCGCGGTCACGCTGCTGCTGCCGTTGTTCTTCGCCATGACCGGCCTGCGCATGCGTGCCGATGCGCTGCAGGCCAGCGATCTGGTGCTGTGTCTGCTGGTGATCGCGGTGGCCACGGTGGGCAAGCTGCTGGGCACCTTCAGTGCCGCGCGCAGTGCCGGGCTGGAAACGCGTGAAGCGTGGCGGCTGGGTGCGTTGATGAACACCCGGGGCCTGATGGAACTGATTGTGCTCAACCTCGGTTACGAACTCGGCCTGCTGGGCGATCGTCTGTTTGCCGTGCTGGTGATCATGGCGCTGGTGACCACCGCCATGACCGGGCCGTTGTTGAACCTGATCGAGCGTCGCAAGGCGGCGTGA
- the dapE gene encoding succinyl-diaminopimelate desuccinylase, with translation MNDVVALTCDLIARPSVTPDDAGCQALLADRLQAVGFHCEHLRLGEVDNLWATHGSGAPVLVLLGHTDVVPPGPREAWASDPFKPEVREGVLYGRGAADMKGSVAAFVVAAEQFVAAHPDHPGTLAVLLTSDEEGDAIDGVRRVADLFRERGQGIDWCITGEPSSTAVLGDLLRVGRRGSLSGTLTVKGVQGHVAYPHKARNPIHLAAPALAALTARHWDDGFESFPPTSLQVSNIHAGTGANNVIPGELQVLFNLRYNPHWNAPKLEAAITAMLDAHALDYTLKWHRSGEPFYTPEGTLRSVARQVLGEFAGAAPEESTGGGTSDARFIAPLGAQCIEVGPVNASIHQVNENVSVADLEALPALYQRLIERLLA, from the coding sequence ATGAACGATGTCGTCGCGCTGACCTGCGATCTGATCGCGCGGCCGTCCGTTACGCCGGACGATGCCGGCTGCCAGGCGCTGCTGGCCGATCGTCTGCAGGCGGTGGGTTTCCACTGCGAGCACCTGCGCCTGGGCGAGGTCGACAACCTGTGGGCGACCCACGGTAGCGGCGCGCCGGTGCTGGTGCTGCTGGGTCACACCGACGTGGTGCCGCCGGGCCCGCGCGAGGCCTGGGCCAGCGATCCGTTCAAGCCCGAGGTACGCGAGGGTGTGCTGTACGGCCGCGGCGCAGCAGACATGAAGGGCAGTGTGGCGGCGTTCGTGGTGGCGGCCGAGCAGTTCGTGGCGGCGCATCCGGATCATCCGGGCACACTGGCAGTGCTGTTGACCAGTGACGAGGAAGGCGACGCCATTGACGGCGTACGCCGGGTGGCGGATCTGTTCCGCGAACGCGGGCAAGGCATCGACTGGTGCATCACCGGTGAGCCCTCCTCGACGGCGGTGCTGGGCGACCTGTTGCGGGTGGGGCGTCGCGGCAGTCTGTCGGGCACGTTGACGGTGAAGGGCGTGCAGGGGCACGTGGCGTATCCCCACAAGGCGCGCAATCCGATTCATCTGGCCGCCCCGGCGCTGGCAGCGCTGACCGCACGGCACTGGGACGACGGTTTCGAGAGCTTCCCGCCGACCAGCCTGCAGGTCTCCAACATCCATGCAGGCACGGGCGCGAACAACGTCATTCCAGGCGAACTGCAGGTGCTGTTCAACCTGCGCTACAACCCGCACTGGAACGCACCAAAGCTGGAAGCGGCCATCACCGCGATGCTGGACGCGCACGCACTGGACTACACGCTGAAATGGCACCGCAGCGGCGAGCCGTTCTACACCCCGGAAGGCACGTTGCGCAGCGTGGCCCGGCAGGTGCTGGGCGAATTCGCCGGCGCGGCCCCGGAAGAAAGCACCGGCGGCGGCACCTCCGACGCCCGCTTCATCGCCCCGCTGGGCGCGCAGTGCATCGAAGTGGGCCCGGTCAACGCCTCCATCCACCAGGTCAACGAAAACGTCTCCGTCGCCGACCTCGAAGCCCTGCCAGCCCTCTACCAGCGCCTGATCGAGCGCCTGCTGGCCTGA
- the dapD gene encoding 2,3,4,5-tetrahydropyridine-2,6-dicarboxylate N-succinyltransferase gives MATKPAKKTAAKTAAAKKTAAVAPAVKKPAAKKAVAAAKKVPVKKAAASAAETAAKRAETIARKSLRKPATPGVEELKFGIESAFERRAMLTLHEIEGSTKPLVNRVIDGLETGEFRVAEPDGHGGWKVNEWLKKAVLLYFRVNDMGVVDARPAPFWDKVESRFAGFDEAKFRRAGVRVVPGAIARRGSYFGKDVVLMPSFTNIGAYVGEGTMVDTWATVGSCAQIGKHCHLSGGAGIGGVLEPLQASPTIIEDHCFIGARSEVVEGVVVGHHSVIGMGVFLSQSTRIYNRATGEVTYGYIPPYSVVVSGSLPSKDGTHSLYCAVIVKQVDAKTRSKTSVNDLLRGLAE, from the coding sequence ATGGCCACCAAGCCTGCCAAGAAGACCGCCGCGAAGACCGCAGCGGCCAAAAAGACTGCTGCCGTTGCCCCGGCTGTGAAAAAGCCCGCAGCGAAGAAGGCCGTGGCCGCCGCGAAGAAAGTGCCGGTGAAGAAGGCGGCCGCCAGCGCCGCGGAAACCGCCGCCAAGCGCGCCGAAACCATTGCCCGCAAGTCGCTGCGCAAGCCGGCCACGCCGGGCGTGGAAGAACTCAAGTTCGGCATTGAAAGCGCCTTCGAGCGTCGCGCCATGCTGACCCTGCACGAGATCGAAGGCTCGACCAAGCCGCTGGTCAACCGCGTCATCGACGGGCTGGAAACCGGTGAGTTCCGTGTCGCCGAGCCGGACGGCCACGGTGGCTGGAAGGTCAACGAATGGCTGAAGAAGGCGGTGCTGCTGTACTTCCGTGTCAACGACATGGGCGTGGTGGATGCGCGTCCGGCGCCGTTCTGGGACAAGGTCGAGTCGCGCTTTGCCGGGTTTGATGAAGCCAAGTTCCGCCGCGCCGGCGTGCGCGTGGTGCCGGGTGCGATCGCCCGCCGCGGCAGCTACTTCGGCAAGGACGTGGTGCTGATGCCCAGCTTCACCAACATTGGTGCGTATGTGGGCGAGGGCACCATGGTCGACACCTGGGCCACGGTCGGTTCGTGCGCGCAGATCGGCAAGCATTGCCACCTGTCCGGCGGTGCCGGCATCGGCGGCGTGCTGGAGCCGCTGCAGGCCAGCCCGACCATCATTGAAGACCACTGCTTCATCGGCGCGCGTTCGGAAGTGGTTGAAGGCGTCGTGGTCGGCCATCACAGCGTGATCGGAATGGGTGTATTTCTGAGCCAGAGCACCCGCATCTACAACCGTGCGACCGGCGAGGTCACTTATGGCTACATTCCGCCGTACAGCGTGGTGGTATCCGGCTCGCTGCCGAGCAAGGACGGCACGCATTCGCTGTACTGCGCGGTGATCGTCAAGCAGGTCGATGCCAAGACCCGCAGCAAGACCAGCGTCAACGACCTGCTGCGCGGCCTGGCCGAGTGA
- the asnB gene encoding asparagine synthase B, producing the protein MCSIFGMFGLQAGDDLPALRRRALDLSQRQRHRGPDWSGVYVDTGAVLVHERLAIVDPAGGSQPLLSEDGGLALAVNGEIYNHRELKAELAQPYAFQTGSDCEVINALYREDEPASFLNRLNGIFAFALWDRDQQRVLIARDPIGVVPLYWGHDQDGRLVVASELKSLVDICADAAQFPPGHWYDSATDTLTRYYERPWRDYDAVEGVEADRVALREAFERAVHRQLMTDVPYGVLLSGGLDSSLVAAVAARYARHRIEDGDKSEAWWPRLHSFAIGLKGSPDLAAAAIAAEALGTVHHGFEYTFEEGLDALPEVIRHVETYDVTTIRASTPMFLLARRIKAMGVKMVLSGEGSDEIFGGYLYFHKAPNAREFHEELVRKLDALNNYDCLRANKSMMAWGVEPRVPFLDREFLDVAMRIDAQHKMVGKGGDGARRIEKAVLREAFEGYLPESILWRQKEQFSDGVGYGWIDGLKAHAEAQVSDRVMAAADKRFVHNPPQTKEAYYYRHLFEQFFPTQAAAETVPGGKSIACSSPAAIAWDASFAAMADPSGRAVAGVHEQALV; encoded by the coding sequence ATGTGTTCGATCTTCGGAATGTTCGGCCTGCAGGCCGGCGATGATCTTCCCGCCCTGCGCCGTCGCGCGCTGGATCTTTCGCAACGCCAGCGCCACCGCGGGCCCGACTGGAGCGGCGTGTACGTCGACACCGGTGCCGTGCTGGTGCACGAGCGTCTGGCTATCGTCGACCCGGCCGGTGGCTCGCAGCCGCTGCTGTCCGAGGATGGCGGTCTTGCCTTGGCCGTCAACGGCGAGATCTACAACCACCGCGAACTCAAGGCCGAACTCGCCCAGCCGTATGCATTCCAGACTGGTTCTGACTGCGAGGTCATCAACGCGCTGTATCGCGAAGACGAACCCGCATCGTTCCTCAACCGCCTCAACGGCATTTTCGCCTTCGCCCTGTGGGACCGCGACCAGCAGCGCGTGCTGATCGCACGTGATCCGATCGGCGTGGTGCCGCTGTACTGGGGCCATGACCAGGACGGTCGCCTGGTGGTGGCCTCTGAACTGAAATCGCTGGTCGACATCTGCGCCGATGCGGCGCAGTTCCCGCCCGGCCACTGGTATGACAGCGCCACCGACACGCTCACCCGCTACTACGAACGTCCCTGGCGCGACTATGACGCCGTGGAAGGTGTCGAAGCCGACCGCGTCGCCTTGCGTGAGGCCTTTGAGCGCGCCGTGCACCGCCAGCTGATGACCGACGTGCCCTACGGCGTGTTGCTGTCCGGTGGCCTGGATTCTTCGCTGGTGGCCGCTGTGGCCGCACGCTATGCGCGCCATCGCATCGAGGACGGCGACAAGAGCGAAGCCTGGTGGCCGCGGCTGCACTCGTTCGCGATCGGCCTGAAAGGCTCGCCCGATCTCGCCGCCGCCGCCATTGCCGCCGAGGCGTTGGGCACGGTGCATCACGGGTTCGAGTACACCTTCGAGGAAGGCCTGGATGCGCTGCCCGAAGTCATCCGCCACGTGGAAACCTACGACGTCACCACCATCCGCGCTTCCACGCCGATGTTCCTGCTGGCGCGGCGGATCAAGGCCATGGGCGTGAAGATGGTGCTGTCCGGCGAAGGCAGCGACGAGATCTTCGGTGGTTATCTGTACTTCCACAAAGCGCCCAACGCGCGTGAATTCCATGAGGAACTGGTGCGCAAGCTGGATGCGCTGAACAACTACGATTGCCTGCGCGCCAACAAGTCGATGATGGCCTGGGGTGTGGAGCCGCGGGTGCCGTTCCTGGACCGTGAGTTCCTTGATGTGGCCATGCGCATCGACGCGCAGCACAAGATGGTCGGGAAGGGCGGTGACGGCGCTCGCCGGATCGAGAAAGCGGTACTGCGCGAAGCGTTCGAGGGCTACCTGCCTGAGTCGATCCTGTGGCGGCAGAAAGAGCAGTTCAGTGACGGGGTGGGGTACGGCTGGATCGACGGTCTGAAGGCACACGCCGAAGCCCAGGTCAGCGACCGGGTCATGGCCGCGGCCGACAAGCGCTTCGTGCACAACCCGCCGCAGACCAAAGAGGCGTACTACTACCGCCACCTGTTCGAGCAGTTCTTCCCGACCCAGGCCGCGGCGGAAACCGTGCCCGGCGGCAAGTCCATCGCCTGCTCGTCGCCGGCGGCGATTGCCTGGGATGCGAGCTTTGCCGCCATGGCCGACCCGTCCGGCCGTGCGGTCGCCGGGGTGCACGAACAGGCCCTGGTGTAG
- a CDS encoding arsenate reductase — translation MSETIIYGLKNCDTCKKATKWLDRFGVAYSFVDYRDNKPSPETLLEWAAQLGGLGAMVNKSSTTWRQLPDNRKAAASDAEWKLLLREYPQLIKRPVVVTPDGKISQGFSDNGFKQRFGVGA, via the coding sequence ATGAGCGAAACCATCATTTACGGGCTGAAGAACTGCGACACCTGCAAGAAGGCCACCAAGTGGCTGGACCGCTTCGGTGTGGCGTATTCCTTTGTGGATTACCGCGACAACAAGCCGTCGCCGGAGACGCTGCTGGAATGGGCAGCGCAGCTGGGCGGGCTGGGCGCGATGGTCAACAAGTCGTCTACCACCTGGCGGCAGCTGCCGGACAACCGCAAGGCGGCCGCGTCTGACGCGGAGTGGAAGCTGCTGCTGCGCGAGTACCCGCAGCTGATCAAGCGGCCGGTGGTGGTCACCCCTGACGGCAAGATAAGCCAGGGTTTCAGCGACAACGGTTTCAAGCAGCGTTTCGGGGTAGGGGCATGA
- a CDS encoding [protein-PII] uridylyltransferase encodes MLPASPELDAPADAVADPEWAALARQSLQQADARLYRRFDQGDNIERLLALRARAADHLIRLAWQRCLPNAAGLALFAVGGYGRGELFPRSDIDVLVLGEVSAQHMHEAALARLFALLWDCGLPVSHAVRSAQDCVTASADQTVFTALLESRPLVADEAARQSLKRAINDEALWAPREFFVAKRDELLARHQRFGDTADNLEPDIKDGPGGLRDLNTLGWMALRAFGVRELEALVGLGHLGLDEAAALRRERCALAQLRFGLHLVANRPEERLRFDYQKTLAARLGFHDDVESLAVEKMMQGFYRSATVVRRISDRLLQRFEEQFDGEAVPEPVSVGFSLRRGYLAANDPQWPQGDIQQVFALFASWAYNPDVRGLHSLTARALAESLAVLPAYTEASVDARGQFMALMRSPRAVDTLARMARLGVLGQWIPAFAQVSGRMQFDLFHVYTVDQHTLMVLRNIGLFASSRADERFSIAHEVWPRLRKPELLLLAGLFHDIAKGRGGDHSELGAVDAREFCQAHALSTSDTELVAWLVEQHLRMSVTAQKQDISDPDVIHRFATLVASRDRLDYLYLLTCADIAGTSPKLWNAWKDRLLADLYFAARRALRDGLENQMPAAERVQEARDSVRALVRERGYDDATIDRQFTVMPDESFIRLRPEQLAWQAAALVPVKQGQTLVKVRRLTPDDDALEVFVHSPDRDGLFAAIVMTLDRKGYGIHRARVLDGPMDTIFDTFEVTPADSFADGDAPRLEAALREALSGDLTRLRPSRRVIPRQLRHFRFAPRIEFRDASDNEAGSTRFSLVAPDRPGLLADVAFVLRNQGLRVHDARIATFGERAEDMFVISDEHDQPLTETARQQLHDAMLTCLDPDRKAGDTP; translated from the coding sequence CGACAACATCGAGCGCCTGCTGGCGCTGCGGGCGCGTGCCGCCGATCATCTGATCCGGCTGGCCTGGCAGCGCTGCCTGCCGAATGCCGCCGGTCTGGCCCTGTTCGCGGTGGGCGGCTACGGGCGTGGCGAGCTGTTCCCGCGTTCGGACATCGACGTGCTGGTGCTGGGCGAGGTGTCCGCGCAGCACATGCATGAGGCGGCGCTGGCGCGCCTGTTTGCGCTGCTGTGGGACTGTGGTCTGCCGGTCAGCCACGCGGTGCGCTCGGCGCAGGACTGCGTGACCGCCAGTGCCGACCAGACCGTCTTCACCGCCTTGCTGGAATCGCGCCCGCTGGTGGCCGACGAGGCCGCACGGCAGTCGTTGAAGCGTGCCATCAACGACGAGGCGCTGTGGGCGCCGCGCGAATTCTTCGTCGCCAAGCGCGACGAACTGCTGGCCCGCCATCAGCGGTTTGGCGACACCGCCGACAATCTCGAGCCGGACATCAAGGACGGCCCGGGCGGGTTGCGCGATCTCAATACCCTGGGCTGGATGGCGCTGCGTGCATTTGGCGTGCGCGAGCTGGAAGCGCTGGTCGGGCTGGGGCACCTGGGACTGGACGAAGCCGCGGCCCTGCGCCGCGAGCGCTGCGCCTTGGCGCAGCTGCGCTTTGGCCTGCACCTGGTCGCCAACCGGCCGGAAGAGCGTCTGCGCTTTGATTACCAGAAGACCCTGGCCGCGCGCTTGGGCTTCCACGACGACGTGGAAAGCCTGGCGGTGGAAAAGATGATGCAGGGCTTCTACCGCAGCGCCACCGTGGTGCGGCGGATCAGCGACCGCCTGCTGCAGCGCTTTGAGGAGCAGTTCGACGGTGAAGCGGTGCCCGAACCGGTCAGCGTCGGTTTCTCGCTGCGCCGTGGCTACCTGGCCGCCAATGATCCGCAGTGGCCGCAGGGGGATATCCAGCAGGTGTTCGCACTGTTCGCCAGTTGGGCGTACAACCCGGACGTGCGTGGCCTTCATTCGCTGACCGCGCGCGCGCTGGCCGAATCGCTGGCGGTGCTGCCGGCCTACACCGAAGCCAGCGTCGACGCCCGTGGGCAGTTCATGGCCCTCATGCGCAGCCCGCGCGCGGTGGACACGCTGGCGCGGATGGCGCGGCTGGGCGTGCTCGGCCAGTGGATTCCGGCGTTCGCGCAGGTCTCCGGGCGCATGCAGTTCGACCTGTTCCATGTGTACACCGTGGACCAGCACACGCTGATGGTCCTGCGCAACATCGGCCTGTTTGCCAGCAGCCGTGCGGACGAGCGCTTCTCGATCGCGCATGAAGTGTGGCCGCGCCTGCGCAAGCCGGAACTGCTGCTGCTTGCGGGCCTGTTCCACGACATCGCCAAAGGCCGCGGCGGCGACCATTCCGAACTGGGCGCGGTGGATGCGCGCGAATTCTGCCAGGCGCACGCGCTGAGCACGTCGGATACCGAACTGGTCGCCTGGCTGGTCGAGCAGCACCTGCGCATGTCGGTGACCGCGCAGAAGCAGGACATTTCCGACCCGGACGTGATCCATCGCTTCGCGACGCTGGTGGCCAGCCGTGACCGCCTGGACTATCTGTACCTGTTGACCTGTGCCGATATTGCCGGGACCAGTCCCAAGCTCTGGAATGCGTGGAAGGACCGCCTGCTGGCCGACCTGTATTTCGCCGCGCGCCGCGCACTGCGCGATGGGCTGGAAAACCAGATGCCGGCCGCCGAGCGCGTGCAGGAAGCCCGTGATTCGGTGCGCGCCCTGGTGCGCGAGCGCGGCTACGACGATGCCACCATTGATCGCCAGTTCACTGTGATGCCGGACGAAAGCTTCATCCGTCTTCGCCCCGAGCAGCTGGCCTGGCAGGCCGCTGCGCTGGTGCCGGTCAAGCAGGGGCAGACCCTGGTCAAGGTGCGCCGGCTGACCCCGGACGACGATGCACTGGAAGTGTTCGTGCATTCGCCGGACCGGGATGGCCTGTTCGCCGCGATCGTGATGACCCTCGACCGCAAGGGCTATGGCATCCATCGCGCACGCGTGCTCGATGGCCCGATGGATACCATCTTCGATACGTTTGAAGTGACCCCCGCCGACAGCTTCGCCGACGGCGACGCACCGCGCCTGGAAGCGGCGCTGCGCGAAGCGCTGTCCGGCGATTTGACCCGGTTACGCCCGTCGCGACGCGTCATTCCGCGTCAGCTGCGGCACTTCCGCTTTGCCCCGCGCATCGAGTTCCGCGATGCCAGCGACAATGAAGCCGGCAGCACCCGCTTCAGCCTGGTGGCCCCGGATCGTCCCGGGCTGCTGGCCGACGTGGCGTTCGTGCTGCGCAACCAGGGCCTGCGTGTGCATGATGCACGCATTGCCACCTTCGGCGAACGCGCCGAAGACATGTTCGTGATCAGTGACGAGCACGACCAACCCTTGACTGAAACCGCCCGGCAGCAGCTGCATGACGCGATGCTGACCTGCCTGGATCCTGATCGAAAAGCCGGAGATACCCCCTGA